GCGCTCAGCAGGGTACTGGGGGTCGAGGGGCACGTAAGCAGCGCCGGCTTTGAAGACGGCGAGGACAGCCAGCATCATCTCGACGCCGCGGTCGGCGCAGATGGCGACGCGGGCATCGGGGCCGACGCCGAGCTGGCGCAGGTAATGGGCGAGTTGATTGGCTCTGCGGTTGAGTTCGCCATAAGTCAGCCGCGCCTCGCCGCAGACGACCGCCATGGCCTCTGGGGTCTGTTCGACCTGCTGCTCGAACAGCTCGTGCACACACCGGTCGCGCGGGTAGTCGGCCTTGGTCGCGTTCCACTCATAAATTGCTTGCTGACGTTCTGCCTCAGGCATGACCTCGAGCGTGCGCAGCGGCTTGGCGGGCTGGCTATCGAGCGCCTCGACCAGCGACTCTAGCGCCCGGTGCATGTAGCGGCACACCCTTTCAGAGCCAACTGAAGCATCCACATGAACATATAGCCAGAACTCTTCGCCAACATCATCGATGGAAAGCGTCAGGGGATAGTTATTGCGCTCATCTCCATGCAAACGCTGCATGCCTTGCCCGACCCGCGCCTGTTCCACCGACCGCGCCGGCCTTCTTTCAGCACTGTGCCGATAGTTCAACAGCGACGTGAACAGCGGCGTCGGCGCCGCCACCCCGCTGCACCGCTGCGCCAACGCCAACGACGCCTGCTCGTGCCTCAACAACTCTCCCAACTGCTCCTGCATCCCCCGCACACTCGCCGCCGCTCCTTCCTCACCCACCCTCACCTTCACCGGCAGCGTGTTCATGAACAGCCCCATCGCACGCTCCGCCCCTTCGCCACCTTGCATCCGTCCCAGCAGCACCGTCCCATACACCACCTCCTCGCGTCCGCTCGTCCGCGCCACCACCTGCCCCCACGCCACGTGACACACGCTCGCCACGCTCACTCC
This portion of the Blastocatellia bacterium genome encodes:
- a CDS encoding AMP-binding protein; amino-acid sequence: GVSVASVCHVAWGQVVARTSGREEVVYGTVLLGRMQGGEGAERAMGLFMNTLPVKVRVGEEGAAASVRGMQEQLGELLRHEQASLALAQRCSGVAAPTPLFTSLLNYRHSAERRPARSVEQARVGQGMQRLHGDERNNYPLTLSIDDVGEEFWLYVHVDASVGSERVCRYMHRALESLVEALDSQPAKPLRTLEVMPEAERQQAIYEWNATKADYPRDRCVHELFEQQVEQTPEAMAVVCGEARLTYGELNRRANQLAHYLRQLGVGPDARVAICADRGVEMMLAVLAVFKAGAAYVPLDPQYPAERLRYMLEDSAPVVLLTQGRWRSLLPPLDERVAVIDLDAPAPAWPPLPISNPTPDGVGSRRLAYLIYTSGSTGQPKGVMVEQRGMINHLYAKLADLQLRQTDVVAQTASPSFDISVWQMLAGLLVGGQVQIVEARQAHDPQQLWLALQAAGVTVWETVPSLLEAMLGEVGDRQAGVASLRWVLVTGEACAVGLWRR